In the Balaenoptera musculus isolate JJ_BM4_2016_0621 chromosome 20, mBalMus1.pri.v3, whole genome shotgun sequence genome, CTATAACCCATGTGGAATATATTATTTTAGACACTAGGGGACTATGGACTGGGTGTTAGATGACATTAGGGAATTGTTGTTCATGCTCAATATACATGAACATGCTCAGGATACATGCTCAGGAAGTACTTACTAAATTCAGATTTTGATTAACAGTAAAAGCTTAAAAATCAGATTAAGACCAGTCTCCTACAAGAGGTCACCATTTCCTCATATGTAACATCAGGGTAATAAaatcttccccccgccccccgagtTGTCAGCACTGAATGAAAGCAGACAGTGATATGAGCGCCACCAAGGGTAGAACATGATGGAGGACTGGGCACTCCTGTTCCACCAGGACGCTCCCCTCGTCTCCTCTACCTTCACTGTCTGAGGGGGAGAGAGGTGTCTCCAGCCACTCATGGTCAGCCAGGCAGCCCACTGTGCTGGTGAGGGTTCCGTCTCCAGTGCCCCCATCCGAGTTCCTCACCCCCCACTCCAGCACAGCCTGTTAACCACATTCCCACCTCCAAGGTGTTCTCGGCAAAGACTCCAGGTCCAGGGCCTCTATTCCAGAAAATCTAAGTTGGCAGGGAAAGCGGGAATGAAAATGCCTTGCGGGGTGTCCCATGGGCCCACCCACACAGGGGCAAGGAACCACTGCTAGCGGGAGGGTGGCTCTGGGCAGGGGAGACCCAGATGCTGGGGCCCAGTGTGGCCCCATTCCCACCTTCCAGCCCCACAGGAGGGAGGAATGACCTAGAGAGAGCTGGGAGCAAAGTTAAGTCAATTTTTAACCAACGCAGCAAGATATTAGACACTCCCCGGTGTGCTGCCAGGGGGCTCCAGCACCCCTTCGGAGAGAGGCCTTTGAACCACCACAGCCCATACCCTCACTttacatggggaaactgaggtgggACAGGAGAGTGACATGCCCCAGGGCTCACAGCAAGGCCATGACTGCGGTCGCCAGAATGCAGATGTCCAGGCCCCACTGAAGCCTTGTGGCTGAGTGCCCTGTCAAGGGCATCCACAAGGTGACTAACAGTGGCAGCAGGCACTAGCACTGGGCAGCCACCCAGGAGGCAGGTGCTGACCTCCCCTTGAGGAAACCAATGCTTGGAGACTCAGCAACTTGCTCAATGCCACAAGTGCAGCAGTGGCCTGGCTGGACATCACCCCATCCTTAGTGGTCTAGGACACGCTGGGTGGAGggcatgtgtgcctgtgtgcccACTCAGCCTCTGGCCACAGGTCCCTGCACCCCAGCCAGGCCACGCCCACCCCCTTCCAGCCACAGACGGGGGGCTGCTTGGGTGACCCAGCCCAGCAGGCACTCAAACCCTTGGCAGGATGCCCCACAGGTCCCTGGGGAGCAAACAGGCCTGTGTGGTTACAGGAACttggctcagggcctggcaccagCCAGCACCCACTGGCAGCAAGCCATGGCTGCTGCTTATTCCATGAACAATCCTTCCTGCACCCCCATCCCTGGGGAATTCCCCCCAGGAAAAGACACCTCCCAGAGCCACCTGTGGGGCTGCTGGAGCCCCAGAATACTCTAACAGGAAAGGGTGTTCCCGAAATAAATTCCGGTTTGGCTTGTCTGCCAGGGCTATGTCCAGGTTTGAAGGTTGAGTGCACTTGGGGCTCTCTGAGCCCAGCAGCCACTCCTCCATCCGGACAGCAGAGGAGCCACTCCCCAAGGACCCAGTGCTGCAGAGGGATGTGGGATGTGTTACCTTCCAgggcccccacctccacctcccactGCCCCTCAGGAGGCCCAAGCCCCCTGGTGGAGCCCAGGGATCAGACGGAACTTCTGGGCCTGGATCATGACCTTGGATTTCCAGCCCTGTGTGGGCAGCCGAGACAGGGGTCTCACAGACCAAGTGGCCAAGCCAATGCCACCCCGCCTTTATTCACTCGTCCTCAGGTTCCAGTCAGACACTTGGATTTGGAGggcacaggaagaaaaaatggcCCTGAAGACCCTCCCAACTCACCGCACAGGGCAGGACCCACTGGGCAGCCTCACCAGCTCAGGCCAGCCCCATGCCCCTTCCCCAGGGGGGGCCAGGCCTGGCTGCCCAAGACCCTTGGAGGGGGCACCCAGCAGTGTCCCAGGCCCAGACAGCTGGTGCCATCCTGAAGCTgacacagagaaggaaggggcCAGGTTGGAGAGTGGGGTGAGGGGTCAGACACTCCCTGTGTCCAGGCCAGAGACACAGCAGGGGTCGGTGGGGGACCCATGCTAGGCATGGGTGGGATCACCCTTGTCCTGCCTCCTGGCCACCTCAGGAGCTAATCCAGCCCAATCCCACCAGCACAGGAGACAACAAAGGCCCCCTCGTTTCCCTCCTGATCCTGGAAGTGGCcaggggtaggggggtgggggcaggggaaggtgaAGGGAGTCAGGGTCAAGGCCctggggggcaggcagggccaggcagcTCAAAAGAGCCACCTAGGCCCacgggagggcaggggctggctgGGCCCAAGCCCCCCTAGTGTCGGGGGTAGCTTGAGATCCCccaagaggaaaggaggggactcagggaggaggggcaggcctCGGCCATCAATCATGTCCTGTTCCTGGGGTTTTCAGCCCACTGGGAGCaaggccccctccccctcccaggagGTGGGCCCACAGGAGAGGAGGAGGCCAGCACCCAGATCTCCCAGAGGCCAGGGGAGGCGCACCGGCGCGCCTTAGGACTTCTTGGCGTCCTGCGTGTTCCGGCGTTTCAGGTCGCTCAGGTCGATGGGCTTGAAGGCTGCCAGGGGACAGAGCGGTCAGCGGTGGGCGCAGGTGGAGAGGCAGGGTCTGTCCCTCGTCCTGCCCCTGCCTCTGAAAGCCCTGGGACCCAGCCCACCCTGCCAGGCTGTCTTGGAAGCAGGAAGCAGGTGGGCCTTCCTGCCCCCAGCTCAACCCCCTGGccggcccctccctcccaggccagcCCCACTCACTCTTCAGGCTGGGGTTAGGGACCTTCTCCACATACTCCTCCACCAGGCCCCGCTCGCTGCCCGACATCTGGCTGCGCAGGTCCCGCTCCACGCCCTGCCAGGCTGCAGGAAGCAGGGGTGGTCAGGGGCTCTAGACCCCCAGGCCTGCAGCATCAGGCAGTCCGGCCCAGTCAGTGTCCAAGCTGGAGGACACCCTCTCCTGACCTTTCCCCCCCAACCAGAGTGGCCCCGcaagccccctgcccccaactcccGCTTCACAGCTTTTGGCCCCCTGGCCTAGCCCGTTCTTGACTTGAAGTTGTCCCCAACACACCCCCATTCCCTCGGGGAGCCCTGCCCAGACCATGCCCCTTTCAGCCTCATGGTACCATGACCAGAGCTGCAGTCACAGAGGCATATGAGACCCACTGGGGTACAGCACTTCCTCCAGGCAGGCCCCCCATCTTTCCCgcctcctccatcccccacctccTGGCACAAATGTTgtgcacacatgctcacacacgcCAGCCACACCACTTGCAGGATGCCCCAGGTTCCCCAGGGTGCACTGTCTTCCACGGCCCCCCTCTCCCCGAGCAAACACCACTGGCTCCAAATACTGCCTCTTCTGGGGTGCTGCCTGTCAGGAACACCATAGCGTTGACCGCCTGCCGTGACTAGAGCTGGGTCCCCCCACCTGCCTGGGGCGGAGTGAGGGTacaggggcaggaggggctcaAGGGGCCTGGCTGGGGGCACCCCATGTACCTTCGTAAATGAAGCGCACATTCTCCTCGTGGGCCGGGGTGAAGATCTCGCTGCTGTTGgggggagagcgggggctactgttcctCTTGCCGTTGTAGACGACTCTGGAGACAGGGGAACTGGGGGAGCCCAGCcagtgaggaggggctgggggcaggcccATCCCACCTGGAGGCCACTCCACTGCCCAAGACCCACCTGGTCATCGCTGGGGCGTCTGGTCCTCGCACTCCGCTGCCGGATCCCCTCGGCCTCTGGAAGGGAAGCCCACGACACAGGAATGGGACGGAGACCACCCTCTCCAGAAGGGCTCCAGAGATGGGAAGGGCGTAGGGTGCATCTGCCTCCTCCCTTTAGCTGTGGcctccctgccttccaggagaCAGGGTCTAGCCACAATCCAGCTGGCTAAGGGTGCGGCAGGGTCAGCCAGATGGGGCTGGGCCGGCGACATGCACGAGTCAGAGCCACATGAGCTCCGAGTGGCCCCTGCACTTGGACCACTGCTGCCTAGGAGCACCTTCCCCAGAGTCAGGCAGCTCTGTTGACATTCCCAGTTCAAGTCTCAGAACACCAATGCCGGCAGAGCGTGGGTCTGTGGGGAAGGCCTGCGGTCGTCCCAGGGCCCTCACTGCCTGCAGGGCCTAGTGTGTCATttctcctgagcctcagtttcccatctctaaaatggggatgtgCTTCCCAATGGTGAGAAGCCCAGCAGAGCCTGCCCAGCTTCCTGGTCCCCGGGGTGTGAcggaagggctgggggagggctgtGAGCCCGGAGGAAATCCCCAGGCCCAACCTAGTGACCGAGACCCTGGGGTGTGTGCTGTTTACAGCCTCTCTCTCAGCCCAAGGGACTATACAGCCCTGGATGGGGGTCTATTTTTAGGCTCACTCTCAAACTGGCCAGTTGGACAATGTGCTCTCTCTGGCTGAGGACACACACCGCAGGGTGAGGAAGCTGGTTGCACAGGGCCAGTCCTAGGCCTGGCCTTGCTCCAGAGCAGGGCAACCCCAGgtgctgggggtgtggggggaagcCTGGGAAGGGCCTTTGAGCACAAgtgcctcccccacccacccctggagCCGAGGGGCCCCAGAATACTTAGAGCAGGTAGCCACAGCCCCTCCTGAAGGGCCAGGAGGATGAGACACAGTGGGTACCTCTTCTCTGGCTCCCTTGGCCTTTAAACACCCGcacagggggacttccctagcagtccagtggttaagacaccgtgCAGGGGCctcgggttcaattcctggtcggggaactaagatcacacaggcTGCACAGCgcggccggaaaaaaaaaaaaaaaaaaaaaacctgcacagGTAAACACAGTCCACAGGTTGaggcagcaacaacaacaaaaaagcataaAGCCAGTTTCCTGGGGGGGCACGTGGAACCCTGTGCCCTCCCAGGGGAGAGGCCCAGCTCCTCACAAAGTGACTTCTTTCCTAGACTCGGGAGATCTCACTGCCCATGGGTCTCCTGCCCAGGCGCCAGCCCCACGAACACCAAAGCACAGAGGGAAAGCCCTCTCTGGCCTGAGGGTGCCGTGGGGACACTCAAAGGGCTCAAGAACGCTCAAGTCCCAAGGGGCTGTCGGCAGCAGGATGAGGTGGGAGGCTCCAATTATGCAAGAGGAGGGAGGTGCCTGGAGGATGAGCCAGCCCCTGACCACTCTAGGCTGGCCCCTCCTGCCCAGGCCCCCTCAGCCCTCCTGCAGTCTGTCCTCTCGGACCTGAGTGGCCACTTCTTCAGGGTACCTGCCTTCCCAGCCTTGCCCATCCCTGGGGCCTCTCCTTCCAGGGCAGCCTCGGCCTCTTCTGGTCACAGCTTCTGGGGGCTGCCTGGCCTTTATGGGCACGTGCCTTTGGCTTAGGGCCCCCTGCTCAGTCTCAGGCCTAACTCAGGTGCCAGACCCTCACAGCTCCCATCGCCCTGCCtgcacacatgcacgtgcacacgtgGCTCTGGGGTTCTCTGGGCACCTACCTGCTCCCCTTGGTCACTGAAGTCCCGAGGCCTGTGCCCCGGACCCCTGGAGCATTCAGTCTCCACAGTGGGCACCCACCCCTCGCTGCCCTCACCGGCTGCGCTTCCCGACCAGAGGCTAGTGTCTCCCATAAACCGTGGAGCTGTGCACCTGTCACTGGGCGCCTGCCCACACAGATTTGCTACTTGAGTTACAAGGTTTCTGGTGCCCTGGACAGAGTGGCCGGGAAGCACCTTGGCCAGGTGCTGGACACCCGCAGGCTCTCACGTCCTTGGGACTTGAAGGGCGagtaaaatgactttttaaaaaggagtcaCCGTCTGCCTCCTCTCGATGCGGGAGGTCACACCTAACCAGGTCCATCTTTAATGGCCTGTGTCCTACCAGCTGGCCTTCCTAGATGTGAGGAACCCCTGAGTCCTCCGTCTTCTCCCAGCAGCTCAGCCTCCCTCCAGGGGCCTTCCTCCTCAGAACCTTGtgctggccctgccctgcccctgctgaGATCCTGCCACCTGGCGGGACGCAAGGACACCAAGGCTTCTCCCGAGTGTACCAGCAGCTTCCCGAGAAGCCAGGTCCCTGCTGCTCCCCTGAAGACAGAGGGACAGTGAGCTGCGCTCACTCACCTTCATCACCTCCTGGGGCTCCTCCAGGGAGCCGGGCCCCCATGCTGACCCCAAAAGAAACTTCCATGAAAAACCTAACAAATATGCACGCCCCATGACAGCTATTCCAGTCCTAGGTGTGTATCCAAGGGAAAGGGCCACGTGGCCACTGCGAGGTGCACCGGAGTGACCAGAGAAGCAGTACTTGTCAGCGCCCAGAGGGAAGAGCCACTGAAAGGAACCCATATACACAGGGCCTGTTTCCACTACAGAAGGTGACAGCCACGGGCACGAGCCACAGCAACAGTGGGCAAATCATACGACTGATGTTAAAGACAGAAGCCTGGGGACACACGGCTGCTCCAGCAGAGAGGGCCGAGCCGCAAAGGCATGCATGGGGGAGGGAGAACAAGGTCAGTGAAGAGATGACCAAGGGGGCAGCTGGACTCAAGGAAGACCTAGACGAAGAGGTGACTGCTGGACCAGCAAGACAAAATCTCCATCGACCTAGCACAAAGGGTCTCAGTGGAGCGAGGGGAGGAAGCGGGACCATCAGCCAAGACTGCCTGTCCCTGGCTGTGAAGGGAGGTGCGAGGCCTGGGCTGACAGTGGCGTGTGGGGTGAAGTGGAGGGAAACCCAAGCACATTTACTGCCCAGGGAAAGTGCTGAGCAGGGCCACTACAGAGGCCGGTGTGGAGGGGCCAGGTGACCAGCAGGCTGGGGAGAATGGCATGCCTGGAAAAGTGCCAGGGACACCTAAAAAGGCCCAGCAGGTCACAAGAGTCCCACTGAGGTTGGAGCCTCAAGTCCATCTGGCCAGCAGCGAGGGAGCATCCACTTCCGCAAACATCTCcctccctttgttttctttctgacttttgcTCACAGTGATTATCAGGCACAATTATTTCCTCAAGACTGGAGCTCAAATCCTCATCACATTTCCTATATCCCATCAACTCTGAGAAACTTTTCTCCTATTTTAATAGCTTTGAAATTGGGCTGCATCTGGCAATCGCCAGCACAAAAGTTGGCAGCATTTTTCCATTCTCAGTGGACCACGGAGGCCCAGCTCACACCACTGAGATCTTAGATCTGATGATGCAACGAGTCTCCCCTCAGCCCACAGATCCCAAGCCTCCACCCATGTgctcttcagttacttcttcccaTTCCCACCCACCCCTGGTCCAACATCCACCGCTCACCCTCCAACCCCTGTGTCGGGACAGTATCTTGCACTATCCTTCTCCATCACCGGTATACGTCATGCCAGCATGATCTTCCCAAGACCCACCCTGCCAAGTCACTGCCCACCCAGACACTACCAGGGTCTTCTACTGCCATCAAGCCCTCAGTCTGGCCACAGTCTATCTCATCAGGTGTCACCAGCTACTGGGCCCCCCACTCAAACACAGTCTGTGCCTCAGAGCCACCTCTGCTGCTGCCGGCGCCACGGAGAACCATACACTGCCTCCCAGTGTGCTCTGCAGGCCTTGACTGTTGTCCACGGCTGACTAGCCCATAGTGGCCAGCGGGCTGCATGCTCAGCACCTGGCAGGGTCCAGACCACTCTGTGAGTGGCGGTTGTCCATCCCTGCTCTGTTGCCCCTGGGCAAGTCTCTTCCCTCTATGGGCCTCAGAATCCCCATCTGAGCCAAAACATTCCCCAAGAATGTTCACCAGGCCT is a window encoding:
- the MCRIP1 gene encoding mapk-regulated corepressor-interacting protein 1, with the protein product MTSSPVSRVVYNGKRNSSPRSPPNSSEIFTPAHEENVRFIYEAWQGVERDLRSQMSGSERGLVEEYVEKVPNPSLKTFKPIDLSDLKRRNTQDAKKS